From Populus alba chromosome 16, ASM523922v2, whole genome shotgun sequence:
ataagtcATTCAAACATATctattaaaagaacaaaaaaatgttcaaataaattattcatatatatttctttatttatcaattaaattttttcaatggttataataaaatatattagaatacaaattaattgttgaaatgatttttttttaagtacacataaaagtaattaaataaattatttttatactactaaaaattatatcaacaatATAGCTTTTCTAAATTGCTTTTCGCTATCTTCACGGTCTCTCTCCTGGCTAGCGTGCCCTGGCAAGAAAANNNNNNNNNNNNNNNNNNNNNNNNNNNNNNNNNNNNNNNNNNNNNNNNNNNNNNNNNNNNNNNNNNNNNNNNNNNNNNNNNNNNNNNNNNNNNNNNNNNNNNNNNNNNNNNNNNNNNNNNNNNNNNNNNNNNNNNNNNNNNNNNNNNNNNNNNNNNNNNNNNNNNNNNNNNNNNNNNNNNNNNNNNNNNNNNNNNNNNNNNNNNNNNNNNNNNNNNNNNNNNNNNNNNNNNNNNNNNNNNNNNNNNNNNNNNNNNNNNNNNNNNNNNNNNNNNNNNNNNNNNNNNNNNNNNNNNNNNNNNNNNNNNNNNNNNNNNNNNNNNNNNNNNNNNNNNNNNNNNNNNNNNNNNNNNNNNNNNNNNNNNNNNNNNNNNNNNNNNNNNNNNNNNNNNNNNNNNNNNNNNNNNNNNNNNNNNNNNNNNNNNNNNNNNNNNNNNNNNNNNNNNNNNNNNNNNNNNNNNNNNNNNNNNNNNNNNNNNNNNNNNNNNNNNNNNNNNNNNNNTTTTTAACAATTGGCTAAAGGAAAAAACCCGCATCCCATAGCAGAATTCAACCAAAGAGGTGCCAGAAACTAAGTAATTAGTGATGATTTCTTCTTCaagctttataatttgaaaCGATCTTCATGGATGCTTTAAATCTTAATTGCTCACTGAAAAGAATGTTCTGCGATGGAGGCATTCATGCAGCTGTAATgctaaaagagaaagaaagatagattgactttgaaaaaaaaacagctcgATTTTCATAGTTCTTaaaacaactaatttttttttaatcataagtATCGGATCAGTTGTATGTTGTATCTTAATTAATCCCctgaaattttaaagttaatgatttATATAAGCTTTTAGTAGTCCTAAATTCTATAACATCCGAActgataacttttaaaaataaatttatgacttgattaattaaattatatcttttaatattatatctaATCAACTACTTGAAGAGGCTATTGATGTTTAATTGTGCATTTATAATAAAGACAAGATATATTGATGTGAAATTGgagtcataaaataaaatgaatgtgcttgaaaattctcttttttattctttattttatatttaattttgaagtcatATCAATTGCGTTGCTAAGTTTTTTGCCAAAGTAAATATATAACAAACCAGATAAATTAGGATTCCCCATCTTGCTATTTTATATTATGGACAGCAAATTAAACATGAGATATATTGGACAACCTAAGCCGCATGCTactgtttatatatttaaagcCACCTTTCAAATCGAACGTGAGAGCGCTCAAATAATAGTAGTCTTGtctcctttttaattaatgtgtttGTGCATCttagttttaaaagaaaatatcaaataatattttaaaaaatatatatttatattacaacattaaaattataaaaaaattaattttaaaaattttaatttaatatttttaaaaataaaaaataaactgtcaTAAATTAAGGGCTGAGAGAGGAGGTCATGACTAAATGACGGTTTTGGCAATGTTATtgaacctatttttttattaatttttttaaaaaataaattttaaaaaaataaaaaacattttaaaatataatttctactGCTCACTACCAAACGCCTCTTTGACTGATTATTCACCGGCTCGGAACCGTAAGGTAGCAATGGAGCTGGGCCATGTGACCATTTAATACAGTCCATGTCCAAGCTGTTTTAGGCCCACAGGCACTCTAATAAAAAGAGGGCTACCATCTGGGCTAAGAAATTCTTCATTTATTGATAACGGCCTGGAATATGGAAGACCTTGGAAGGCCCCCAAATTTATTGTTCTCTCTGAGCTAAAGACACCAATTTGTACTTGTACTGTATCAGATGTACTTTGCTGTTGTTTTAcgttattattcaatttttaaatgaaataatatagggactaaaacaattttacacattatattatattattctaaaCATGAAGGTTTTTTTCATAACATTATAATTGAAGGTACTTGAGTTAGTCATAgatgtttttcttattaaataacCATCTCAATCTAATAGCTAAAATTATTATGTTCTAGAATGtgatgtatattattttttaacacacccTTCAAGTGAAAGTTATTTGAGTTTGGAACTTGCACAACCCATATTATCTTGTActtgattctttttatatcaaataaataaaaattcaaatccgtgattatttagtcatcaAAAGCTCTGAtactatatcaaaaaattatctcaacccGATagtttaaactaaataaaatttcaggatatgatttatattatttttaaacatctcTTACATTCCAATGCACATGAAATGttagaaatgaaaatgaagtaaTATCTATTATAGATATTATAGATAAGAAAAACTTTatggtaattaatttgtaattattCAAAAACTATAGTTACATTTGGATCCTTTAAAACAAGTACTacgatattaaataatttaaaataagtcATGTAATTCGAAAAAACACATGCAAGttgaaaagattttttcttccaaatctttttaaaaagagaaaaaagattaaaagaaataaaataaaaaactactcaAACGTTTTTCTTATGTTCATTAGACTTTGAATCTCACTAATgcatattatcaaaaaaaattaattgtgcttagttaaaaagattcaaaaatcttaaaaaataatcaaagtagATGAAAAAGTTTTAATTGTGACCCTACCTCTAACTTTGCAGATTTAACTCCTAATTCAACGAGAAAacctataaatgtttttttttttttaagaagaggTTGAGAGAAACAAATTCTCTtgaaatagaaagagaaaaaaagttgaGTCAGagtgcatttttttaaaaatgatgtagcattgttttttaattatttaacctaactataatttatagaatttgattaattatagaATTTGAGTATCATAAAATTTCGCAGGATTTCTTTTAAGCTActaaatataatgttaaaaaaggaaaaagttaATAAGTGTCCTTGTAACATCGGTTAGGCATTATTTAAATACATCTATTTATTAGACTTGAATTGTGTtgcaaaaagaaatgaaaataaaatattcaaataaaagatACTAAGTAAATACATTAAATGATTGctattttatatgataatgtattaaaatttttccaataaattataaacaacaaatacaTTAATGATTTAAGAACATTAATAGGTATTTTAAGGGTAACACCGTTAGccaaatccaatatatatatatatatatataaagatcatTTAGGAGTTTTGTGATTAGTGTttgaagttaattaaaaaagatttaggAGCAGTGTTCAAAGGCACAGTCTATAATTTAGAAACTAGTTAATGGTtgccataatttttattttttactctgataatatttagtattgtagtagtaattattttttaaaatattttttattaaaaattatttttttattttttaaaaatttaagttttatattaacccataaagaattaaaaaattaatttatttaaaatattcattataGAAGTACGGACTAGTCACATAGCCAAACGAGCCTACATGTAGATTAGGAAAGACAAAAGGAGCTAGTAGGGGTAGGTGCTGTTTTTAATGGGCCATCACAAAGGCCCATGGAAATCTTAATGACTCTCCAGGCTTTAATAAATGAACGATGCAGCGAATAACAAAGACCCACTTTAATTGAATTATGcctgttttttaaagaaaaattttaaaaacttttatttattttaaattaatattttttttaatatttttaaattattttaatattctgatatcaaaaataacttttaaaaattaaaaatatattatttttatatatttttaaataaaaaatactttaaaaaacaaccttttattcattatttaaaatatcagaCCACTTCCAGAGGCACCACGTGACAATTAATTGCACTCTCCCCTTTTTCTTTTCGTATACGCCCAACGGCCCTGAAAATTTACTTCCAATCTTTTTGCTTTACACACACCGCCTAGCACGACCAAAATTAAATCACATTacaattacatttttaaataaaataaataagagtgtGGCATTTTTACTATTCACCAGGAGAGAGAAAAATGGGGAATTGTAATagtatttcatattattttcttttttttattgttcaacttttttattttaatccctcaacttttatttttttatttgttccgTTGATGctgtattttatttaggattaggTTTAATAGTTTATTTGATTACTTATGCTAAGGGATCTTGtggtgttgaaaaaaaaaaaaacttgttgcttggtttgatgaaattaaataaaattatattgatttaaaataattaaagctatGAGAATCGAATTTAAACAATTGACAAATACTCAACCTATTTTTCTTGCTAGAATTAAGAATTGAAATGCCAAGACATAGGAaagttcaacttttttttttaatctataaatttttttacaattcaatCCTTCCATATTGAGTTTCATTTGGGATTGgacttaagaatttttttaattgtctagTTTTTGAGGATCTtgcaatatcaagaaaaatattttgggtGTTGTTGATGTTTAgtcacaaaataaaatttaattttactaatttaaaacaattaaatcttGAGAAATCAAATTAGAAACTAAAACAAGAATAGTTATGAAATTGAATATGCTATTGTGGAATGCCTGGTGCTTGTGTTACACATGCTAGTGAGTAAGGTGTGCTACCGCTATATAAAGGTGCATGTGACCTCTTCGATCTCCAAAAgagttattttttcatgtgtCTTAAATCATCTTGGTGAGGGTTACACGATGAAGTGGTGCATGGTGGAGTATAAGCGATGGTGTGTTGTTGGCGTCCCACactcttcatttgttttttttcttctctctcttagccttgtatttcattttttccttgattAATTTTGCTCTTATATCAATTTTAGTCTttattatttgcaattttttttgttttttccatcaattttatcctttaacattgagttaattagggattgaccttttaaaaaaattttgatttacttttaatGGGATAATCTCAGTTTCATGATTGAGGTTGCGAGTTTTAAAGGTTATCTAGGTTAACTTagactcttttttttgttattttcttttcttttctattaaattttagctttcaatatttaattggttgggAATTGAGATCTGTgactttttttagattttttttctattaagttatccAAATTTCATAATCTATGATATGggtttgcatgttttttttaattgttttatttttcaatttttttcttttaataatatgaGTTGGTAGAGAGttgaactttatatatataaaaaaaaaatcaattgacatTCTATAAAGTGATTTTATTCTTAAGACATGAGTTATAAGtttaattgattaagaattgactTTTATCATAGTCTTGTGGTGGTCATAATTTTATCGAGTTAACTTGTGTTgactcatgatttttttttttcaaattgtttattttttcaattttattaagggGTTTGTTAAGAGTTGgatttcataattgttttcaaattacTTTCTAAGGGTAATCTTATTCTTATGACTTGTGTTGCAGGtttagttgattgagaattgagtctcatggttttttttttttatattttttttttgttaaattattctGGTCTTATGACTTAAATTGCGAGCATACCAGATAAACCCAAGTTGActagtattgtttttttataattctttttttcgattttatattttgatgtggGTTGGTTGAGaggtaaatttaataaaaacaaatttaattttttttttacaaggcaTCTAATTCTCATgacaattatgattttttattttatttttatcattcaatattttagcttatttaaaattaagtatttttatagGGTTTTCATAATCTTATGATTCAAGTCGTAGATTATACAAGTTATTATACAAGTTGTTGATCcgaatcaatctaatatatcatttttttaatatttttttgaaaaaattattgtttaatatatcattattctagtatttaaaaagaattttatctaacatatattagattttaaatttgtggttgatttttttttatgataaaaaacatgtcatgaatttttaatgtgttttaaaaaatattttaagtttttcaaaaaaatatttgaccagAGCGCCAAGCATCGAGGTGGCACCAATTCACCAACTATCGTCTCTGCTTGCCCTCCCTGCCTCGTCCTCCAATGGAAGAAAGTGCAGTAACATCCAAGTTATGTCCAGCCTCCTCCGTGATCTTGCCACGTCATATCGTTTTGCTTCTATAGTAGGTTGATGCTAACGTGGCAAGATCAGAAGCGTTTGTTgagtcaaaataaaatacataaataaaagagGGCTACTATTCTTCTAAAACaaagtacatatatatataccattttataataattactcCGGCCACCCGCTAACCAGCCGGTCACATTTTCACCGCTTCCTTACTACTTTACTATGAACTCTATGCTAACAAACGACATCGTCGTATTCTCACCAGAATCACCTAAGACGACGACACTGACTTCATTTTCAGTCCCTGAATTCTTGCGAGATAGATTTCCATCACGAGGAGGAGAAGGTGAAGGAGTATAATAATACTGAGGAGATGCACACGGTGTCCAAAACGGCGTCGTTACATCATCAACCTCAACCTCAACAACCACATCATTAGCAACTGCtccttcaaaacaaaaatcactaCTCTTTTTCCTCTTCTTGCTTTTAACAAGCTCGTTCTCTATCGACGAATCGTCGTTCTCAGTTACCTCCATCTCCTCTTCCTTAATAGTAAACAAAACTCTCGATGGTCCGTACATCCCTTGCAACTTCAACATCTCCTCCACCAACGCATCTGCATCATCTGCTGGAACTGGCGGAGCCACCGCGGAGGCTGCCTGTGGTGTTGTAGAGTCAGGTTCGATGCGAGGCGTTTGGTTTTTCCAGCAGAAGAAGTAGAGAAGCTCTTTAGACGGCTTCGTGTAGAGTGAATCGCTATTACTTCTGAATTCCCCGTCAGCACCAGAACTTGTGACACTCCGTCGGAGGAATCTTCTTCGGCGCCAGAGAACGTAAAGGATCTCGACGACCAGAGCGGCAAGACAGGCCGAGAAGACAACTGTGAGCACTGTTCCTAGATTGTTTAGAGCTTTCATAGCTAACAGCAAAGACCGGAATAAACAGCAACAATAATAGTACTACATAAGATacgataataaatttattttctttaatggcTAAGTTTCAACGGTTATAGCCGGTGAGTACTGGAGCATCtccaatacaaaatattattttaaaaagttaaattaaagaaataatattttaaatagtataaatatagttttttattatatctattccaataaaaaaaatcatttgaaaagccatttatattgaagtgaaagaaacaagtgttttattattttttaataagtttgatgttattttttttttcatatgactatatttaattggtttatttttgtaGTGGTCCCACCTTATTGGTTTTGACTATTTGAAGAGATATGTAGGAATAGCATTTGTGGGagagaaaaatacattttaacattttgtttGGCTTTCGCCTTGAAGTGTGCaaaacaagcaaagaaaagccaaaatattagttttttatttttagctatcCATTTAGCttaagagcatctccaatggagAAGCTAAATGGAtagctataaataaaaaactaatatttttagcttttctttgcttgttttGCACACTCCAAGAAGAAAgccaaacaaaatactaaaatatcttTTCTCTCCCACAAATATTATTCTTACATATCTTTCAAAAGagctaaaattaatcaagtgggggccaacaaaagaataaactaattaaat
This genomic window contains:
- the LOC118036299 gene encoding uncharacterized protein, whose amino-acid sequence is MKALNNLGTVLTVVFSACLAALVVEILYVLWRRRRFLRRSVTSSGADGEFRSNSDSLYTKPSKELLYFFCWKNQTPRIEPDSTTPQAASAVAPPVPADDADALVEEMLKLQGMYGPSRVLFTIKEEEMEVTENDDSSIENELVKSKKRKKSSDFCFEGAVANDVVVEVEVDDVTTPFWTPCASPQYYYTPSPSPPRDGNLSRKNSGTENEVSVVVLGDSGENTTMSFVSIEFIVK